The Vanessa atalanta chromosome 2, ilVanAtal1.2, whole genome shotgun sequence genome has a segment encoding these proteins:
- the LOC125070992 gene encoding innexin shaking-B-like, which translates to MGKTSGGRPEAGVRAHRVNNRRESGVSWGRRGRGVGGGGARAGSSGAWRRRERLAQSRRPMEILTSLYALLSGGQGINPKIDSVAFRLHCGATTAALLAASAALTTRHLVGNPIDCIHTRDIPEDVLNTYCWIHSTFTVAGEAGAYPGVRGAGTSPRRYGKYYQWVAFMLFLQVSIIND; encoded by the exons ATGGGAAAGACGTCTGGGGGACGTCCCGAGGCAGGAGTCCGCGCGCACAGAGTTAATAACCGCAG GGAGTCCGGCGTGTCGTGGGgtcggcgcgggcgcggggTAGGGGGAGGGGGCGCGCGCGCGGGCAGCTCGGGCGCGTGGCGGCGGCGCGAGCGGCTCGCGCAGTCTCGCAGGCCCATGGAGATCCTCACCAGCCTCTATGCGCTGCTGTCTGGCGGG CAAGGTATTAACCCGAAGATCGACTCTGTAGCGTTCCGCTTGCATTGCGGAGCAACTACCGCTGCGCTATTGGCAGCGAGCGCGGCTCTGACCACGCGCCATCTTGTGGGCAACCCGATAGACTGCATACACACGAG AGATATACCAGAGGACGTCCTTAACACTTACTGCTGGATCCATTCCACGTTCACCGTGGCGGGGGAAGCGGGTGCTTACCCCGGGGTGCGAGGCGCTGGCACTTCGCCGCGGAGGTACGGGAAGTACTACCAGTGGGTCGCCTTCATGCTGTTCCTACAGGTCAGTATTATTAATGACTAA